A region from the Pempheris klunzingeri isolate RE-2024b chromosome 17, fPemKlu1.hap1, whole genome shotgun sequence genome encodes:
- the LOC139216765 gene encoding uncharacterized protein: protein MSKIKSRSAANAESVSGGVSCDERILRDCHQLYMDPDSGLISIAESVGVKLLAPRKKITVLLMGNHSAGKSSFINWYVEEHIQRTGVAIETQGFSFVTNGRKRESLTGNATLHLYPHFKPLQEFKGVSEYLSTEICTSRQKRFSLVTFVDSPGLVDGDMKYPFDVDEVIMWLGNLCDLILVFFDPMGQALCKRTLNIVESLNDKHGDRLRFYLSKADEAGGESDRQRVMMQIVQELCKRPGLNKCGFDMPTIYVPNPNKPSRCVNQIEEVCRTIEKTINQTVQNTLNSLEKDCEIISEGITDKLINDRQASTGNRQARCKSCFLTLLGFTVPLALMALLVLGSLSQELLEMALGRNGTEMLSLYLTPVVKVFDSLSAEQQLYSCGALVFLSFLLLIIARFSFRTQPTLSGKQKRQLQEKLEYVQEVVKTKKKKLYEEYLRQSVSDHDMDL from the exons ATGTCGAAAATCAAGAGCCGAAGTGCCGCTAACGCAGAGTCGGTATCTGGTGGTGTGTCCTGCGATGAGCGCATCTTGCGGGATTGTCACCAACTGTACATGGACCCCGACAGCG GGTTGATCTCAATAGCTGAATCTGTTGGTGTGAAGTTGCTGGCGCCCAGGAAAAAGATCACCGTGTTGCTGATGGGCAACCACTCTGCTGGGAAGAGCTCCTTCATCAACTG gtATGTGGAAGAGCACATCCAGCGCACTGGAGTAGCTATTGAGACCCAAGGTTTCAGCTTTGTTACAAATGGACGCAAGAGAGAATCCCTGACA GGAAATGCCACCCTTCATCTGTATCCACACTTCAAGCCTCTGCAAGAGTTCAAAG GTGTCTCCGAGTACTTGAGCACAGAAATCTGCACATCGAGACAGAAACGTTTCAGCTTGGTGACATTTGTGGACTCCCCAGGGTTGGTGGACGGCGATATGAAGTATCCCTTTGATGTGGATGAGGTTATCATGTGGCTGG GTAATCTCTGCGACCTGATTCTGGTCTTCTTTGACCCCATGGGTCAGGCTCTGTGCAAGCGCACCCTTAATATTGTGGAGAGTCTGAATGATAAACACGGAGATCGACTACGTTTTTACCTCAGCAAGGCGGACGAGGCCGGGGGAGAGTCGGACAGACAG AGAGTAATGATGCAGATTGTCCAGGAGCTCTGCAAGAGGCCGGGACTCAACAAATGTGGTTTTGACATGCCCACCATCTACGTTCCTAATCCAAACAAG CCGAGTCGCTGCGTCAACCAGATCGAGGAGGTGTGCCGCACCATCGAGAAAACTATCAACCAAACGGTCCAGAATACACTCAACTCCCTGGAGAAGGACTGTGAGATCATCAGCGAGGGCATCACTGATAAGCTCATTAACGACCG GCAGGCCAGCACTGGGAACCGACAGGCACGCTGCAAGAGCTGCTTCCTGACTCTGCTGGGCTTCACCGTCCCTCTGGCTCTGATGGCCTTGCTGGTTCTGGGCTCCCTGtcccaggagctgctggagatggCTCTGGGCCGCAACGGCACCGAGATGCTCTCCCTCTACCTG ACTCCCGTAGTGAAAGTATTTGACTCCCTGTCTGCGGAGCAGCAGCTTTACAGCTGTGGCGCACtggtcttcctctccttcctcctgctcaTCATCGCACGCTTCTCCTTCAG GACTCAGCCAACCCTGTCAGGCAAACAGAAAAGGCAACTGCAGGAGAAGCTGGAGTACGTTCAGGAGGTGGTCAAGACCAAAaag AAAAAGCTGTATGAAGAATACCTCCGCCAGAGTGTGAGCGATCACGATATGGACTTGTAG
- the mapk3 gene encoding mitogen-activated protein kinase 3, with translation MADSSSTAAAGAEGSNSAAAAGAAGTAAHDGAPAAAGTKCGSESVKGQIFDVGPRYTNLSYIGEGAYGMVCSALDNMTSQRVAIKKISPFEHQTYCQRTLREIKILLRFHHENIIGINDILRARHIDNMRDVYIVQTLMETDLYKLLKSQRLSNDHICYFLYQILRGLKYIHSANVLHRDLKPSNLLINTTCDLKICDFGLARIADPEHDHTGFLTEYVATRWYRAPEIMLNSKGYSKSIDIWSVGCILAEMLSNKPLFPGKHYLDQLNHILGVLGSPTPEDLNCIINIKARSYLQSLPQKNKVPWEKVFCKADPKALDLLGRMLTFNPIKRISVEEALAHPYLEQYYDPTDEPVAEEPFTFSMELDDLPKEKLKELIFEETARFQENYQGS, from the exons ATGGCGGATTCGAGCAGCACCGCAGCGGCCGGGGCCGAAGGCTCCAACAGCGCTGCCGCTGCCGGGGCGGCTGGCACGGCTGCGCACGACGGAGCGCCCGCTGCTGCGGGAACCAAGTGCGGGTCCGAGTCCGTGAAGGGCCAGATTTTTGATGTGGGGCCCCGCTACACGAACCTGTCCTACATCGGGGAGGGGGCGTACGGGATGGTTTG CTCTGCTCTGGACAACATGACAAGCCAGCGCGTAGCCATCAAGAAAATCAGCCCATTTGAGCACCAGACGTACTGCCAGCGCACACTGAGGGAAATCAAGATCCTGCTGCGTTTCCACCATGAGAATATCATCGGCATCAACGACATTCTCAGGGCACGGCACATTGACAACATGAGGGATGT CTACATCGTGCAGACTCTGATGGAGACGGACCTGTACAAGTTGCTCAAGAGCCAGAGGCTGAGCAACGACCACATCTGCTATTTCCTCTACCAGATCCTGCGAGGCCTCAAGTACATTCACTCAGCCAACGTGTTGCACCGCGACCTCAAGCCCTCCAACCTGCTCATCAACACCACCTGCGACCTcaag ATCTGTGACTTTGGCCTGGCACGGATAGCCGACCCCGAGCACGACCACACAGGTTTCTTGACTGAGTACGTGGCTACACGCTGGTACAGAGCTCCAGAAATCATGCTCAACTCAAAG GGCTACTCCAAGTCCATTGACATCTGGTCGGTGGGCTGCATCCTGGCTGAGATGTTGTCCAACAAGCCTCTCTTCCCGGGGAAACACTACTTGGACCAGCTCAACCACATACTGG GCGTCCTCGGCTCTCCGACTCCAGAGGATCTGAACTGCATTATCAACATCAAGGCGAGGAGCTACCTGCAGTCCCTGCCTCAAAAAAACAAGGTCCCCTGGGAAAAGGTCTTCTGCAAGGCGGACCCAAAAG CTCTCGACCTGCTGGGCCGCATGCTGACCTTTAACCCCATTAAACGCATCAGCGTGGAGGAGGCCCTGGCTCATCCTTACCTGGAGCAGTACTACGATCCCACAGATGAG CCGGTAGCAGAGGAGCCCTTCACTTTCTCCATGGAACTGGATGACCTTCCCAAGGAGAAGCTGAAGGAACTGATCTTCGAGGAAACGGCTCGTTTCCAGGAAAACTACCAGGGCTCCTGA
- the rabep2 gene encoding rab GTPase-binding effector protein 2 has product MSSRREDTEASLQAQLAECRAQVEHWQGVATICELSKQEELAELQKQCDEEIQSLQEALRETAAQYEARIAVLQSQPVEWRRASGHNMITGRKGRMDAAVAGNESPPQATNSQTEAEATAPTDRTHNQSADLEAAAEGEGAPLTTEGYFSLRHCDSASLSSFSLDTPSLPRKPHAQEDTDSLVSTGTLVPEAIYLPPAGHRLVTHNDWDTLNAQVSELRGEVSRLQAEKEELERELDTQTNHTHKQVSLLQSQVQTSETLLQDLQKSFSQSQNAVQSRLAELSFSQRKMCNELSRLKGEEVEDEGPESSSSFPATLQGAHCEERLRIEIVNLREQLDTRTEENEVLEVQLSSLKTETERIQAQKDQLQAELLASRTELEALRVALSHVQSTNKALSNDKEALQQQCLELRSQVISLRSQVDTSQTVQRDFVQLSQSLQVKLELIRQADSLEQVREILEEGVSEAGSSPADAS; this is encoded by the exons ATGAGCTCCAGGAGGGAAGACACCG AGGCGAGCCTGCAGGCCCAGCTAGCCGAGTGCCGAGCTCAGGTCGAGCACTGGCAGGGCGTGGCGACGATCTGTGAGCTGAGCAAACAGGAGGAACTGGCAGAGCTGCAAAAACAATGTGATGAAGAGATCCAGTCTCTGCAGGAGGCcctcagag AGACAGCAGCGCAGTATGAGGCCAGGATAGCTGTTCTTCAGTCTCAGCCTGTGGAATGGAGGAGAGCCAGTGGACACAACATG ATCACTGGAAGAAAAGGCAGGATGGATGCAGCAGTCGCCGGTAATGAATCCCCACCGCAGGCCACTAACAGCCAGACAGAGGCCGAGGCCACGGCACCGACGGACAGGACGCATAACCAATCAGCGGACCTCGAGGCGGCGGCAGAGGGAGAAGGGGCGCCGCTTACAACAGAAGGGTATTTTTCACTGCGGCACTGCGACTCGGCCTCGTTGTCCTCCTTCTCCTTAGACACGCCCTCCCTGCCCAGAAAACCCCACGCTCAGGAAGACACCGACTCTCTGGTCTCCACAGGAACTCTGGTGCCTGAAGCCATCTACCTGCCGCCGGCTGGACACCGGCTGGTCACCCACAACGACTGGGACACACTCAACGCTCAG GTGTCAGAACTGCGAGGGGAGGTGAGTCGGCTGCAGGCTGagaaggaggagctggagagagaactGGATACACAgaccaaccacacacacaaacag gTATCACTGCTCCAGTCTCAGGTCCAGACTTCAGAGACTCTCCTCCAGGATTTGCAGAAATCTTTTAGCCAATCACAGAATGCAGTTCAGAGTCGGCTG GCGGAGCTGTCCTTTTCCCAGAGGAAGATGTGCAACGAGCTGTCCAGActgaaaggagaggaggttGAGGATGAGGGACCAGAGTCCAGCTCATCATTCCCAGCAACCCTGCAG GGGGCGCACTGTGAGGAGCGTCTTCGCATTGAGATTGTCAACCTGAGGGAGCAGCTGGACACTCGGACGGAGGAGAATG AGGTTTTAGAAG TGCAGCTTTCCAGTCTgaagacggagacagagaggatcCAGGCCCAGAAGGACCAGCTGCAGGCTGAACTGCTGGCCTCCCGCACTGAATTGGAAGCCCTGCGGGTGGCGCTCTCTCATGTGCAGAGCACCAACAAGGCTCTCAGTAACGATAAG GAGGCCCTGCAGCAACAGTGTCTGGAGCTGCGTAGCCAAGTGATCAGCCTGCGCTCCCAGGTCGACACCAGCCAGACTGTACAGAGGGACTTCGTCCAGCTCTCCCAGTCGCTTCAG GTGAAGCTGGAGTTAATTCGGCAGGCTGACAGTCTCGAACAAGTCAGGGAAATCCTGGAAGAGGGGGTGAGTGAAGCTGGTTCCTCGCCTGCAGACGCCTCGTGA
- the nudt9 gene encoding ADP-ribose pyrophosphatase, mitochondrial: MVHFLLRRDCIGRIRLALTLFGLPCAVCAAGVRPAISCSSSQPFRTSQAIRATSCSNHYTTSVQTMPSSAAPHVKSRCPQYPGSKIKRFPVPDAKVDWSQDWPQYNPVSYTDPSVLKKPAWADPDIGSFSPKFNAVDGAVDRTSFDGSYKNEKGKPLNPHGRTGLTGRGLLGRWGPNHAADPIVTRWKVDTKGAKVLHSVSKRPVLQFVAIKRKDCGEWAIPGGMVDPGEQVSLTLQREFSEEALNSLAVLPSERAKIHERIVKLFKSAGFQVYKGYVDDPRNTDNVWMETVAVNFHDDSGNSVSELPLQAGDDAGQVQWVDVDSSYPLYASHSHFLELVAKERKAHW, from the exons ATGGTACATTTCCTTCTGCGGCGAGACTGCATCGGCCGGATTCGCCTAGCGCTCACTCTCTTCGGACTTCCCTGTGCCGTCTGCGCCGCCGGAGTCAG GCCCGCCATCTCCTGCTCATCGTCCCAGCCTTTCAGAACCAGTCAAGCCATCCGAGCCACCAGTTGCTCTAACCATTACACGACCAGTGTCCAGACAATGCCATCCTCTGCAGCGCCTCATGTTAAGTCCAGGTGCCCCCAGTATCCAGGGTCCAAAATCAAGCGCTTCCCCGTGCCTGATGCCAAGGTGGACTGGAGTCAGGACTGGCCGCAGTATAATCCAGTCAGCTACACCGACCCTTCAGTGCTAAAGAAGCCAGCATGGGCGGATCCTGATATTGG TTCTTTCTCTCCAAAGTTCAACGCTGTGGATGGAGCTGTGGATAGGACAAGCTTTGATGGCAGCTACAAAAACGAAAAGGGAAAGCCACT GAATCCTCATGGACGCACGGGGTTGACTGGTAGAGGTTTGCTGGGACGATGGGGACCGAACCATGCAGCAGATCCCATTGTCACCAG GTGGAAAGTTGATACCAAAGGAGCAAAAGTCCTTCACTCAGTCTCCAAACGGCCTGTCCTGCAGTTCGTGGCTATCAAGAGGAAAGACTGCGGAGAGTGGGCCATTCCTGGG GGGATGGTGGATCCAGGGGAGCAGGTCTCTCTCACGCTGCAGCGGGAGTTCTCGGAAGAAGCTCTGAACTCGTTGGCAGTCCTGCCGTCAGAGAGAGCGAAAATCCATGAACGCATCGTCAAACTTTTCAAGTCGGCAGggtttcag GTCTATAAAGGCTACGTGGACGATCCTAGAAACACTGACAATGTTTGGATGGAAACCGTCGCTGTCAATTTCCACGACGACTCAG GCAACAGTGTGAGCGAGCTGCCGCTGCAAGCTGGCGATGATGCAGGACAAGTCCAATGGGTCGATGTTGACTCGTCCTACCCCCTCTATGCGAGTCATTCCCACTTCCTGGAGCTGGTTGCCAAAGAGAGGAAAGCCCACTGGTAA